The sequence below is a genomic window from Liolophura sinensis isolate JHLJ2023 chromosome 2, CUHK_Ljap_v2, whole genome shotgun sequence.
AATAAGCCCGTTAGAAGTTCATCAAAACGTGCTATATCCAACTAGATGGGGTAATGAGGTGGGGTggtggtgtatgtgtgtgtgggaAGGTGGAGGAGGGTAACGAAATACTTATACAGGCTCCAGGTGTGGTAAACTAAACACATGGAGTACGGAACACTCAAAATTTCTACACTATTTTGGTTGAAGACAGGAGCAAGGCTGTCCATACGGCCTTACACATGAGTCTCGTGGGCCGAGAGTGGAACGAAGTCCATGATATGGCGCTCGTCATGTCTTCATGTCTTCATTCCATCAAGAAATCATGTCATCCTACACAAGGAAAAAGTCGTGGATTAACTAAATTCATCCCTTCCCCGCACATAGGAAGCTATGCAGTACATGCACTGTGGGTCTATCAGTTACGTTTCCGCCAGGAAATCGTCAGTTAAAATGTTGGGTCCTGCCCATCACAGGAGTTTGAAACctagccttggtgcttttagaacctcaccgaTGGAGAGTTAATAAGGAACCttctttatacacatttatttggttggtgtattacgccgcactcaataatgtttcattgatacgaccatccacaggttgctgtagaccgtTCCGCCCACATGTACGACCGGAgcggaagccggcatgagctggacttggcgTTCTTTATATCAGGGAATATAAAACTCAGCCTTCAATACGCGTAAAGCTAatagagagaggaaaaccataCCTCGTGAAAAGTTACACATCAGCTAGTGTGTGGAATCTATTTTAGAGAGAGAGCAAAACCAgccctcctgagaagttacacatcatgtaatgtgtggacccCTGTATTacagaggggaaaaccagcCCTCCCGAGAAGTTACACACCATGTAGTGTGTGGACCAGGTATTAGGGGAAAACCAGCTCCCCTGAAAAGATCCACACCAGGTCATGTGTGGACCACGTGTCAGAAAGACAGGAAACCCACTACACATCATGTAATATTCGCACAAGATATCAGACAGTCAGGAAACCCTGAAACAGCTGAAGAAACACATTACGTAACATACGGACAAGGTATCACAGGGAGGAAACCTACCGCACCTATAGAGATACACATCAGGTTATATGTGGACCAAGTGTCAGAGTCAGGAAACCCATCACaactgagaagatacacatcaggtacatgtaaatatttgcacAAGGTATCGGACAGAAAACCCATCACagctgagaagatacacatcaggtaaataTACGCACAAGGTATCAGACAGGAAACCCATCACACCTGATATACGGGATACATATCACGTAACACACGGATAAGGTATCACAGAGAGGAAACCCATCACAATTGAAAAGATACACATCAAATACTCTACCGACAAGTTAAcagacagagaggaaaccagcactacTGAGAAGATACCCATCAGGTAACTTGAACATGTTGATTGTGAAATTGGTATACGTATAACTCTGTGTAAAAATGCGACATACTGTGCATGATTTACGTTTGTATTACTACATTTTATTGACACTTTTATTCAACCATTCAAACGACTACACATTACACAATCACTTATTTTTATTAAGCATATGTCTCAGAAGTTGGAACACAAAAGGCAGAGAATGGCACAATATCACCGaatcatacatgaatacaacaaaaactgacATTAAAATAACAGCAAGCTGATGAAATGGTGCAGTGACCTCATAATCTTGACCACAGGTTGTCATAGCAACAGTACTGGGGATGAAGCCACTTCCTAAGGTAAATCAGCTACAAGCCAGACTTTCATATTTGCAAAGTTCAGAGATCACAGAAATCAAAGATGATTTGCCAGCTTATTTTACACTGACACATTGTtgtgttttactgaaaatacatgtatgggaacTCAAAAAACACCCAGACAAAGTCACAGATGAGAACAGAAGTTGTTTGGATACATGACTTGAGCTGCACATCAAGTTGGAGACCAAAGCTGGTTTTGAAGGTTAAACCTAAAGAGAGGATTAAGCATGTGTAGGTCTGCAGCTCTGGGTGAAGTTAATTAAACATAACAAGGAGGCAGCTCATGTTGTagttatttatacatgtatgcaataaaagAGAGTCaacgttaatacatgtacaagaaaaattgattacttttataaaaaaaaagtgtgaacAGGGTctcaatttaaaaaacaaatgaaaagcgATGTAACAATGATACTTTAATCACTTCATCAAGCTAAGCATATgcaagcaagaaaaaaaaagacaaactgtATTCTGAATAAACCGCAACATAAtcaatgtatatacacgtatttagaaactatttattaaaaaatatcacaatgtgGGGCGTAATGCTTACACCACGgtgaatacaataatacatgtcacTTGTCATATCacagcacttacatgtaaaagtcatttaaaggaaaaaaggtTATATCCataatatatatctgtgtatccTTCCTTATATTTCTTATCCTAATTGTTCAACCTTCCTCACATCGCTTACCCTAATTTTTTCAACCTTCCTCATATAGCTTACTATAAACTCTTCAACCTCTTCGGCCACCTCTTTAACCAATAATTGGAAATTATTGTTAGAGAACTACAGAGTGTAGATAAAATAAttggcacagttttatgaagcttacatcttcactgacacaaataaatcattttagcatgATTTCCTATTAAATATATGCACAGATTCCAGTAAACACTTTTAGTGGCTAAAAAGGTTAACgatttacagtatacattaaaaataactgtttttaaacaacatttttattacagtatAGATTAATGCCAACtggtatttattcataaaaaactGTTTAGTGACTAAGACCTAAGTGTTTATTATAGAAAACATGTcagatgtttacatagtaatgtgGTAGATgtattcaataaacacaaatagtccactaaaatgtcactgtgtttagactgaagataaaaatctgataaacagcTTAAATGTTTGCTATTGTTAACTTGTGAGATACACAAACTATGCACAGATCATGACAAAGTGTTAAGAACGCCAATCTTTGAATAAACTTAGTTGAAAAATAgagaaatatacagaaaacGAGAAacttacaactgacaacagcATCCTAAAAACAGTCCTTGTTCAGCATGGGATTAACCTCATCATGGAGACAAAATAGGGTCGGTCCACAGGGAATTCTTGTACATTCTGGGTAATGAAACTTCTAAGAAAAACACCCTTTCAAGTGGGGTCCTTTATTGGAGGGCTGGTTGGATTGCACTCAAAAGAGACagtattaatttaaaaatggcccacaggttatgtttttctctcatttttatCCAAAACTTACATCCaagttacataacacaacctagatgactacatgtagcttatccaACCAACCTGTTCTAGCCCAATCTGCATTTGAGGTCAGGTGCCAAAAGCTCTACCTGTACTCATCCATGTGATCTTTTTCTTTGATGTCGCTAGTTATGTAATACCATTTCAGCCAGTTAATCACTCTCAAACCCATTACAAACTATGGtttatttctctcaaaaaacatTGCTAGTATCATTCAAAATAGAATTGTCTTGTGTAAcatgctgcaacaacaacatcaatcTGATCTGATCTTTTTTGACGACTTAATCTGAAACCACCCCTGAGTTATGACATACCGGCCCGATCATGGTAAGAAAAATAATCCTTTATACCCTCAGCCACTTTCTCACAAATCTCCATTACTAAAACTAAAACTACCCAgccattatctacatgtattttgtctggaaaaaacctgacactgatgttcaggacaagtcagacagactgtgtaCAACTACACCAAGCTGTAAGCTTGTGACAAATTACTGAATTAACCACATTAACTAAAATTTATACGCAAAAATTTGTTCCAAGAGACATAATTAACCACTctatttgaaacaaattataatatgatggaaaagatgtaatgaataattacccaatggtcaggaagtgcttatcatatcacagagaactggAGGCAGAGTCACAGAGtcacccgttaccagacgagcagacgcagacacagacacagatcCATACCCGACAAACCCAACCgatggcacgagaggctctgtgacgataacatcactgacagtgcacattacctggttgttgtcacagtccaggactgtcagtgtgtgctcatcacagtccaggtacacacccaggtgatgaggtcgtgtgtaacgtctCCACTGTTGATAGtcaggtttgatctcaccacCACCACGGTGACTATAACACCTGACCACATCACCACTGTACACCATCTTAATGTACCAGGAGTTACGGCCAGGGTTTGTCATCCCCCTCACaccacagctctcctgtgtcactcctacATGACAGTTACAGTCATGTGAACGGGTGATGTgtatctcccagtagtacctgcccgtctggtaacgcccgtctgtcacagctctcctccACCACCCCCTGTACAAGTCCCCACCCTTTACCACACAGCCGctgtcagtgattctcagctttctgtcgtctgtctctgtgaatctcagagtcggctctgcaaaaacacaaaagaagtatcataaacaacagcaaaccataaacacacgctgtaagacAGAgctgtaaatacctgtacacatatcgtggttttactttctgaacACACTCTCTTGGAATAAAATCACACATATTGCTGTGACaagaatgtaatttatacaaaaatttctgtcattttcagaCGGTTCGAAAGAGTTGAGCTTCGACAAGAACTGGATCCATCACTAAATGACGGGTACGACATAGGCCAAGTACTGGGttaaaatacagatttttagtgctctaatttgtttgaaacttatcacctacaacaagaacaataccTTCCTCAATCCGACACTGGGTTTTAGTTGTCAGTCATGGCACATTTGAACAGAAAAGTCACTATGAAGCTGTAGTAAGCCTGCTGGCATTCGTGGCGCAAGACCCTGCCAAAGCGGTCTGTgtagtaagggaggtaactcgccaCACACAACTTACTTTCTTGCCACAATACCCCCAAaggctattttatttatcacaATTATTAGTAATAAAGAAGTATTAGCTTAAATTTTCTGCAGCAGATTTTTAAAAAgagttaaatatttcaaaatttaaaaaaatcaaacgtATATCAACTGAGGAGATAAATGTAGATCaacaattattaatatatagacctacatacATGGAAtctctacttatttatttatttatttgattggtgttttacgccgtacacaagaatatttcacttatacgacggcggccagcattatggtgggaggaaaccgggcagagcccgggggaaactcacgaccatccgcaggttgctagtggaccttcccacttattgGAATCTCTAcactttaataataataaaacatgtcttGTTTTCACcagtatttgttttatatatattatattcactACCCTCCACCCAACCACCCTGTTTTTGAAATTCTAGCTTCAACTCTACATTTTATTctcttttcttcagtttttcatGCAATACCAGCTTAACATTATGTAATTCAGGCTCAACCATTCCTGCCTTTCTTCTAACTTACCacactttgtt
It includes:
- the LOC135463219 gene encoding uncharacterized protein LOC135463219 isoform X2; this translates as MNNQISKRHVQDMPAVLNKTCELEKVLQETKESLSGVSRLHNKIQETQELHTEEVERAYCAALEALQAWKQQSLDGIKTRYSQWSVECSAILKHFQLQAQEMERMVQASKDLVASMDVKFLQGSTDFTKIIDDQLNEIRADLEKHEVSRQKLLDSLQHDQVVPRQVTVKETVQERQDLEAAVGGPMSPLCVTKPTLRFTETDDRKLRITDSGCVVKGGDLYRGWWRRAVTDGRYQTGRYYWEIHITRSHDCNCHVGVTQESCGVRGMTNPGRNSWYIKMVYSGDVVRCYSHRGGGEIKPDYQQWRRYTRPHHLGVYLDCDEHTLTVLDCDNNQVMCTVSDVIVTEPLVPSVGFVGYGSVSVSASARLVTGDSVTLPPVLCDMISTS